In one Poecilia reticulata strain Guanapo linkage group LG8, Guppy_female_1.0+MT, whole genome shotgun sequence genomic region, the following are encoded:
- the tmem86b gene encoding lysoplasmalogenase produces MDILETDAYDKRRRRNMSCALLLSLLPFFLSSALYFYLWAPDLVPSVVSAGVKAAPTLLLAMVVLSWNGGQSVLGVAGGLIFSAVGDCCLVWPELFIHGMGAFALAHLLYSVTFLSSRYATYSSSSSSSLNRFLHLVVVIVGGAFYIYLFPFLQKAPNSDLLTPGVGIYFVLITVMAALAIRTGHVATLLGSLIFMVSDASLALQVFKVFPPIEHGHIVVMVTYYLAQLLIAVGDVKAAENKDDFSKWKRS; encoded by the exons ATGGACATTCTTGAGACTGATGCCTATGACAAGCGCCGAAGGAGAAACATG TCTTGTGCCCTTCTTCTCTCCCTTTTGCCCTTCTTTTTGTCCTCGGCTTTATACTTCTACCTTTGGGCTCCTGATCTGGTCCCATCAGTAGTGTCCGCAGGGGTCAAAGCGGCCCCGACTCTGCTGCTGGCCATGGTGGTCCTGAGCTGGAACGGAGGGCAGAGTGTCCTGGGTGTGGCAGGGGGGCTGATCTTCTCTGCTGTTGGGGACTGCTGCTTGGTGTGGCCTGAGCTTTTCATCCACG GAATGGGTGCCTTCGCTTTGGCTCATCTGCTCTATTCCGTCACCTTCCTGTCCAGTCGTTATGCAACatattcctcctcctcctcctcgtctttgAACCGCTTTCTGCATCTGGTCGTCGTAATCGTGGGAGGAGCTTTCTACATCTACCTTTTTCCGTTCCTGCAGAAGGCACCAAACTCTGACCTACTGACTCCTGGCGTAGGGATCTACTTCGTCCTAATCACCGTGATGGCTGCATTAGCCATCCGGACGGGCCACGTAGCTACGTTATTGGGGAGTTTGATCTTCATGGTGTCTGATGCTTCCCTGGCTCTGCAGGTCTTCAAAGTTTTCCCACCAATAGAGCATGGTCATATTGTTGTCATGGTGACTTATTATTTGGCGCAGCTGCTGATAGCTGTGGGTGATGTAAAAGCAGCGGAGAACAAGGATGACTTTTCAAAGTGGAAGCGGTCCTAA
- the tufm gene encoding elongation factor Tu, mitochondrial: MAALVGLRACFSALQLSLPSLLHSSFKLCAVPLSRRTFAVEAKKTYTREKPHVNIGTIGHVDHGKTTLTAAITKVLADAGGTNYKKYEDIDNAPEEKARGITINASHVEYTTANRHYAHTDCPGHADYVKNMITGAAQMDGCILVVAATDGQMPQTREHLLLARQIGVEHVVVFINKADAVEDKEMLELVEIEMRELLTEFGYDGENTPIVIGSALCALENKQPELGENAVMKLLEVVDSYVPLPKRELEKPFLLPIEGVFSIPGRGTVVTGTLERGLIKKGDDCEFMGHNRSFKTVVTGIEMFHKSLDRAEAGDNLGALVRGLKREDVRRGMVMCKPGSIMPHQKVKAQVYILSKEEGGRHKPIVTNFMPIMFSLTWDMACRIVLPADKEMVMPGEDMLLNLTLRQPMVLEKGQRFTLRDGNKTIGTGLVTEILTMTDEDQFNWG; the protein is encoded by the exons ATGGCGGCGCTTGTGGGGCTGCGTGCCTGTTTCTCTG CCCTACAGCTTTCTTTGCCGAGCCTTCTGCACAGCTCCTTCAAACTC TGCGCTGTGCCTCTGAGTCGGCGGACCTTCGCTGTCGAGGCCAAGAAGACGTACACCAGAGAGAAGCCTCACGTGAACATAGGTACCATCGGCCACGTCGATCACGGCAAAACCACCCTCACCGCAGCCATCACAAAAG TGCTCGCTGATGCTGGTggtacaaattacaaaaaatacgAGGACATTGACAATGCTCCAGAGGAAAAGGCCAGAGGAATTACCATCAACGCCTCTCATGTGGAGTACACGACAGCCAACAGACATTACGCCCACACAGACTGCCCCGGCCACGCCGATTACGTCAAG AACATGATCACGGGCGCAGCCCAGATGGACGGCTGCATCCTGGTGGTGGCGGCCACCGACGGCCAGATGCCTCAGACGCGGGAGCACCTCCTGCTGGCCAGGCAGATCGGCGTTGAGCACGTGGTGGTTTTCATCAACAAGGCCGACGCCGTGGAGGACAAGGAGATGCTGGAGCTGGTGGAGATCGAGATGCGCGAGTTGCTCACGGAGTTCGGCTACGACGGCGAGAACACTCCCATTGTGATCGGCTCTGCTCTCTGCGCCCTGGAG AACAAGCAGCCTGAACTGGGAGAAAACGCGGTGATGAAACTGCTGGAGGTTGTGGATTCCTATGTTCCTCTGCCCAAAAGAGAGCTGGAAAAGCCTTTCCTCCTGCCCATCGAAGGGGTTTTTTCTATCCCAG GCAGAGGGACCGTCGTGACCGGGACGTTGGAGAGAGGCCTGATTAAGAAAGGAGACGACTGTGAGTTTATGGGTCACAACCGTTCTTTCAAGACTGTGGTTACAG GTATCGAGATGTTCCACAAGTCTCTGGACCGGGCTGAGGCCGGCGATAACCTGGGCGCTCTGGTTCGAGGCCTAAAGAGGGAAGACGTGAGGAGAGGGATGGTGATGTGTAAGCCAGGGTCCATCATGCCTCACCAGAAGGTCAAAGCACAG GTTTATATTCTGAGTAAGGAGGAGGGAGGCCGACACAAGCCGATCGTCACCAACTTCATGCCCATCATGTTTTCCCTCACCTGGGACATGGCCTGTAGGATCGTTCTACCTGCAGACAAG GAAATGGTGATGCCAGGAGAGGACATGTTGTTGAATCTGACGCTTCGCCAGCCCATGGTGCTGGAGAAAGGCCAGAGGTTCACTCTGAGAGACGGAAACAAAACCATCGGTACCGGCCTGGTCACAGAAATCCTGACCATGACAGACGAAGATCAGTTCAACTGGGGTTGA
- the hspbp1 gene encoding hsp70-binding protein 1, whose amino-acid sequence MSDNRQDRRYPQNLQGVLQLAVEAGSAAEGPVPSEPMSEERKTWLREALSDICKGQMDEVEQMKQSLAVLQREEPNEKEQNGEEEREEDEEDEREMAFEMLSELCENLDNARDLMTLGGLELCVSRYLCHVQSGLRWRAAQLLASCAQNMPQVQEYLLKADVLPKLLQLTDSDPNPTVRVKALYAVSCLVREQEAGLQAFVSHDGFSVLMRGMQSENEKVRTKSAFLLLNLLTSNPEHKETVVSMGMVQQLVSVLRSPHSPFHEHVLGALCCLVEGFQQGLEDCRNPALGLEEFLKQRTKELQGKEESQEELDFCERLRVLCFNGQQTEDIGMDR is encoded by the exons ATGTCAGACAACAGACAAGACAGGAGGTACCCCCAGAACCTTCAAGGGGTCCTGCAGCTGGCAGTGGAGGCAGGGTCAGCTGCTGAGGGTCCAGTCCCTTCAGAGCCAATGTCAGAGGAG AGGAAGACCTGGCTGAGAGAGGCTCTGTCAGATATCTGCAAAGGTCAGATGGATGAAGTGGAGCAGATGAAGCAGAGCCTGGCTGTCCTGCAGAGAGAAGAGCCAAACGAAAAGGAGCAAAATGGTGAAGAAGAGAGggaagaggatgaggaagatgagCGAGAAATGGCCTTTGAGATGCTGTCTGAGTTGTGTGAGAATCTGGACAATGCCAGAG ATCTGATGACACTTGGTGGCCTGGAGCTGTGTGTCTCCAGGTATCTTTGTCACGTCCAGAGCGGGCTGAGGTGGCGGGCCGCCCAGCTCCTCGCCTCCTGTGCTCAGAATATGCCCCAGGTCCAGGAATACCTGCTTAAAGCTGACGTGCTGccaaagctgctgcagctgacggATTCAGACCCCAATCCCACCGTCAGGGTGAAAGCCCTGTACGCCGTTTCAT GTTTGGTCCGAGAGCAGGAAGCCGGACTGCAGGCGTTCGTCTCTCACGATGGTTTCTCGGTGCTGATGAGGGGTATGCAGTCTGAAAACGAGAAAGTCCGGACCAAGTCTGCTTTCCTTCTGCTCAACCTGCTGACCTCTAACCCGGAACACAAAG AAACGGTTGTGTCGATGGGGATGGTGCAGCAGCTGGTTTCTGTTCTCCGCTCACCGCATTCGCCTTTCCACGAGCACGTGCTTGGTGCTCTCTGCTG TTTGGTTGAGGGCTTTCAACAAGGCCTGGAAGACTGCAGGAACCCGGCTTTGGGTTTGGAGGAATTCCTCAAGCAGCGAACCAAAGAGCTCcaaggaaaagaagaaagtcag GAGGAACTTGACTTCTGTGAGCGTTTGAGAGTTTTGTGCTTCAACGGGCAGCAGACAGAAGACATTGGGATGGATCGCTGA